The window TTTCCAAGCAATAAACAGCAGTCTCCCCGAGACGCCAGACTCAGAGACGGCTGTCTgacctttcctttcctctcgATTCCCTCGCCTGCGCGTGGACTTGAGCATACGAATATCGTTCGCTGCCCACTGGTTGGAAAAGGACGCTGCTTTGTGGCTTTGAACTAGAATACGAAAGGCGAACCGAACATCAGCTTGGAGTTGCGGCAACACTCAACGAGCAGCAAAAACAAACCGACAGACAGACGCACGACGACAATTGTGAGAGACGCCAGATTCGGAGTGGAAGAGGCCAAGAGGGCTGAACCCGCCAGAGGCTGTATCTGGGTACGGAGCCGCCGCTGGACGACTTTGATTAAGAGAAACGAAAAACCAATCCACCCTCGCAGGCCTCTCGTCGTCGCCTGAAGCAAGAACGTGGGATCAGTTCCCAGGTACGAAGTACATACTGCCCGCCCAGGGAAGCGTCTGGGCCACGGGGCCAAGACACTGATTTGAGCCCACTGCACGAACCCTGCACAACGGCCAACCCTGCTCGTGCGCACCCGACTCGGATCGCCGCAGTGCATGGCCAGTCTTGCATTCCGATTCTCCCCAAAGTCTGGCCTCTGATCTCGATTCTGCCTGCATCGAACCGCTCGAGTCAGCAGCGGCTTACCGGTTCAAGGACGCACCGGCTCCCATCGCAATATCGCTTGGGGCCTGTCATACCGCGCCATAAGCATCGATTGAATCTGTAAGTACCAAGCATTATTTCCTACAGCGCCTTCTCTGCGCTAGCTccccagcaccagcaccagcacgagcccccccaaaaaggaacaaaggaaaaaaaaaacagaccGAGGACAGACGGGTTCATTGCTGCGTAAGGCGGCGTCACGATCGCTCTGTGGCCCTTGACCTGCTGGTCGTCTCCGCCATtcccgccatcgccagcatcgTGTTGTCACGGAAGCTGCCGGGCGAATGAAGTGTTGTTCATTCCTGCTCGGCTCCGCTTCCCGCCTCCCATCACGACCTCCTTTCATTCCAACCACGGCCAGGCTCTGCTTGCCACAACACAGCATCGCCGAGGCATGATGCGCTTTTGCTGATGACGCAGTCCAGTTCACTCCATCGCCTTCGGATACCATAGCCAAAGCCTGCCTCAGGAGCTGCCCTGCGCACTGCGCCACCAGCTCGTCGCTCCTGAGCTCCGTCACGACCACAtctctttccatcttcttctcccagcaAAGACTTGCGTGGAATACTAAAACAACGCGACCTACAAAGCGAATAAGCTAGACCATTCTCAAATCTGCCATTTACGGCTTTGCGGGGAATCTTGTCTTCTTCCTTCACTTCTCTCGGCACCCGACGCAGACGACTCCATCACTTCCTGCTTACTATTGGATATTGGCTGTGATTTTCCTCCGGACCCGATCCCAGCCTGCTTTTGTTTAAATCTTTATCTGATACCGGCCGTTGGGCGCTGGGTTCTAAACTGGGAGACTGTTATCCGATGACCTGATCAACAACCAGTGTCCTTGGCCCTCCCAATGCTGAGCGACAATCATATGCGAGCGAGCCTTCAGGTGGCTCCATTGGATCTCACAAAATCTCGACCTGAAGAGGCCGACGATGGCTCTCTGTCAAACAACCAAACTCCCAAAGGCGAATCAAGTTTGGAAACTTCACATCTTCGCTCTCAAATGACGCCTCCGGTGACTCCCAATGGCTCGCAGGAGGACCTATCCTCCGTATCGACGCCCCATATGCCGCCCGTTTTCCACAACTTCCTCCGCGCCTTTTATCCTTTTCACCCGACTCTCGCAATGGCCGATTCTAGCGTTACTCTACCACTAGACGAAGGAGACGTTGTTCTGGTGCACTCGATCCACACAAACGGGTGGGCAGATGGGACACTTCTAACATCAGGCGCCAGGGGCTGGCTTCCAACCAACTACTGCGAGGCGTACGAGCCGGGGGAAATGCGCAGCCTCCTCAAGGCGTTACTTAATTTCTGGGACCTGTTACGAATAACAACGATTGACGAGGACCATATGTTTCAGAGCCAAGAGTTTATGAAGGGCCTCATTGGTGGAGTGCGCTATCTTCTGGTAAGTCACCTTGTTGTGGTATGGCTGTCAACGGGCAACTGAAGCTAACGTATTCCGTATAGGAGCGCACTCGGTGTCTAAGTCGTGAATCAATGCTCATTAAGCGATGTGATCCTCTACGCAGATGCCGTAAATCGCTGCTATCAGAACTTTCATCACTTGTGAAAACGGCGAAGCGGCTCCAGGACCTTCAACAGGTGGCGTTCGAGTTCCCTGATGAAGTGAATGACGTTGTGGACCAAATGATATTAAAGGCATTTAAAGTCGTTACCAAGGGAGTAAGATTTCTCGATGTTCTCGAAGACGATAAGCGAGCTCACTCATCCTCGCACACCATTCATACAATGCCTCCTGTAATCGAAGAGACGTGTGTTCCGCCTACGCCTCCCGCAGATCGGGGTGTGTTTACCGAACAGACACAAACAGTTCCAGATGACcgtgcttctgctgctgccacagcTGGCGATGAGGCTTCTCTTGCTTCTGAAGAGaccaatgctgctgcacaaCTAGTCCAGCCCAGCCGCTGGAGCAAGCGACTATCGTCATTGAATGCTCAGGCTGGCACCAATTCAAATCGGCATTCTCAAGCTAGCACGGCACAAATGAATCGTCTTTCTGCAAACATGGCTCACCGACTATCGCTAGCTGGACCATCTCCGCTCTCTCGCCCTCACCACCTTGTGTCTGAGCGTCTTAGCAAAAGCCACGACAAGTTTCTTTCCCATCTTGGATCTTTTATCGGCCGCCTGCATCTGCAGTCACAATCGCGACATGAGCTTGCAACAGCCATTAAGCAGTCTGCTATTTCTGGAGGAGAGCTTATGGCTGTTGTTGATGCGGTTAGTACGCAGAGCAGTTCTATGATCAACGCCCTGGTTTCATCAAGAGATGCTCTCCTGGAGCGTATTCAGGACTTGGTGTGCGCTGCTCGGGATACTTTGGCGAATGCGGAAACGGAAGGAGCAGACATCATTATGCCACAGGATAACAACATCATGCTAAATTCTGCGACAAGCTGTGTGAGAGCGGCTGGAGAGTGCGTCGCCTTGACAAAAGGTGTAATCGAGAGATCGGGAGATTTTGAACTTGAGTCTGTTGGGAATGCCCTGCCTTTGGATGCAATTGTTCTAAATGCCCCTGCAACTAGATCAAGGACACCATCAGTGGCAGAGAGATCCGAGGCTGCTAGTGTTGTCGGATCGGCAAACTCCCCTGCCAGGCGGCCAAGTGTCGTGGCACTTGATAAGCCTTTGCCTCGTGTCCCCGATAGCCAGCCCGATGAAGAGGCTACGCCGCCAGCTACGTCTCCCAAAAACTCTCGACCCTCATCGGTAGTGGGAGAAGCGGTATCAAGTCCAGCCTCCTCCGCTACATCTGTTGGTCGAACactccctcctcttccaaaacTTACCACAACCTCGATACCCGCAGATACGACCGAAAATGGCTCTGCTCGCGAACTGGACCTTCATTCGTCTTTTGATAGCATGGCTGGCTCTAGTGCTGGAAGCAGCACAACATATCTGAGTAGAGACTCAGAAGTCAGTATCCTATCTCAGAGCTCAACGCGAGCCACTACCCCTGACCAAACGCTGGTTCCCCGAAACCAGCCCTCTTTATCCGAGCTGAGCACTACCGGAAGCTCCACCCATacagaagaagctgatgatgtCGAGTCAAAGTTGTTGATGAAGACATACGCACACGAGCTCGTATTCAACAAAGAAGGCCAGGTGACGGGTGGCACACTTCCAGCATTGGTTGAGCGTTTAACCACTCACGAAGCTACGCCCGATGCCACATTCGTCTCAACATTTTACTTGACGTTTAGGCTTTTTGCCACTCCCATACAGTTGACAGAGGCACTCATTGACCGATTTGAATATGCGGAAGAGTCGCCGCAAACATCAGGCCCGATTCGCTTGCGGGTATATAATGCTTTCAAGGGCTGGCTTGAGTCTCACTGGCGCGATCAGACCGACCGAGATGCACTGAAGCTCATTATTCCCTTTGCTGAGAACCGGCTTAATTCTATATTGCCATCTGCCGGATCACGGCTGCTAGAACTAACGACTCGTGTGTCTAATGAAGGAGCGCTGGTGCCTCGGCTTGTCTCTTCTATGGGCAAGACTAACACGGCCATCGGCCAATACGTCCCGGCtgatcttcctcttccatcttctatTATCTCAAAGGGCCAGCAGAGCGCACTGCAATCCTTCAAGGCCGGCGGCGTCTCGCCTACAATACTCGACTTTGATCCTCTAGAGCTTGCCCGCCAACTAACCGTCAAGCAGATGAACATCTTTTGTTCCATCTTGCCCCAGGAGCTTCTGGCCTCCCaatggatgaagaaggcCGGAGCAGATGCGCCAAATGTCAAAGCCATGACTGCTCTATCGACCGACCTATCAAATATGGTTGCCGCAACAATACTTCAGCATTCAGAGCTCAAAAAGCGGGCCGCCGTCATTAAGCAGTGGATCAAAATTGCGCAGTCATTCTTGGAACTTCATAATTACGATGGTTTGATAGCCATCATCTGCATCCTTAATAGCAGCACCATCACTCGCCTGCGTAAGACTTGGGATGCGATATCACAGAAGCGTAAAGAAGTGCTCCGAAACCTGCAAGAGATTGTAGAGCCGTCGCAAAACAACAAAGTTCTTCGCACAAAACTACATGATCACGTCCCTCCCTGCCTGCCTTTCCTTGGCATGTATCTTACTGACTTGACTTTTGTTGATATCGGCAACCCGTCAACGAAGCGTGTATCTTTGGGGAGCGAATCTGAAGTAGATGGCGCAGGCGGCTTGACAGTCGTCAACTTCGACAAGCATTCTAAGACGTCCAAGATTATCGGAGAACTTCAACGGTTTCAAATACCTTATAGACTGACGGAGCTGCCTGATATGCAGGACTGGTTATCAGCACAGTTTCAGCAAATCCGTGAAGCAAGCAAAGGGAACGTTCAAGTGACATACTACCGAAAGAGTCTCTTGCTTGAACCACGCGAGCCTATAGTGAAGCGAGAGACTGCTGAGTCGccggcaacggcaacggcggcagcagctggtcgACCCGATATTTTCGGCTGGATTACGCGTGATCGTGTTGGACAAAACTCGACACCACAAGCTTAAGGATACATAAGCTTGCCTTGTTTTcatttttccctttccagCCAGGAATGGAACATTCCAAAAATTCTACGTACTGGCACCCACATATACATTGCTGCCTGCTTTTGATTTCGATACCCTGGCATTATTTTCTGGCTACATTTTATGTTAAATCGTGAAGCGCGAGGCACCATACCGCTAAACCGAGGCGTACTAAGGAAACCGTCAATCAGAACGACGGTGTCTTCCATAAAATTGGAATTGGTGAAAAGCTCTTATAATGCTACTAAGAGCGTCGTTCCAAGTTTCTACAATGAAAATGCGCACGTTATTTTTTAGACACCTCGAGCGAAGGGGTTCATTGAATATAGGAGAGCTGAGGGAGTACGTTGCCCCGTTTCTGATGCCTCACTCCAcgatgtttttctttctgtctttctctttgtttcttgtttctgTTCAATCGTTCGTTCGGAAGGGGGTGGAAAGTAACGGCGTTGGTGATTCTGGCTTTCAATTTTCTATTGGGTGCATGGGCGTTGGAACACAAAAGGGCCTAATTTTTGGAGCAAATCCGATTGAATGAGATGATACACGATCTGTCCTCTTTTATCAAGTTGTTGGGAAGAAGTGTGTAACGTGAACATGCTTAAGCGGTCGTGGAATGGCGTCATGATAGGATGAGATAGGTTAGAAGACATGGTAAAAGGGGAGTTTGTGTATAGCATGGAGTTAAAATCTGTATCAGATGGCAAATTAAACCAGgtagagcaagaagaaggaaaatttgAATTTACTTTTCCCTTGAAATGAAAGGAGAATACAAATGATAGAAGCACAAGGGACGGTGTTTGAACTTGCAAGGCTAGCTCGATAGTCACTGGCGCCTAGTCATGGCTGAGATGAGCCGAGATGGCGATGTATATGAAAGATGTAACCCCGTACACGTGGCAGACGCGGAAAGCCTATGCTGGCACATGCCTAGGCATGTACTATGTTGAAGATGGAGGGATGGAGCGGATAGAAGGcagggagatggagatggagatggagatggagatggaggcatGTCAGATGGCTTGGCTGCCAGCTAGTCTAGACTGTCTAGGCTGTCTAGGCCCGGGCATGGGCATTAGGTAGGCCACGGGGAAATGGAATCCAACGTTGTGAGATCAGCTCCTTCAGATTGGACTATTGGGAGATGGACAAGGGACTAGAGTAAGGTAGTAGGTAACATGCTCGATTGGTTGGTGGAACCTGGGATTGTTGCTTTGCCATGACTGATAAGTGAAAGGAACAGGGAGTGCGGACATGCTGATATGGGGAGACGATACGGAATACTACAAGAGGACTATAGAATGAttgtaaaaaataattttgaGACTTATGGACAGCGTGTATAGGTATGGAGATTTCCGTAATGTTTCCAGTTGGAGCTCACGTATAATACGAACAAAGCATGAGGGTTATCGCACAGTAGAGTAAAAATGGGTAAAAATGACTTTTGGCGATTTGGCTGGTGGCATGTAGTATTAGCGCGCACAGTAACTACTAAACTACCTCGAGTACGTAATGAGCGTACCTATAATACGCCTCGCGCGACCCCGTTTTAATAGTCTTTTTTTGCCAGGCCCGGCAAATGTAACATTTCGTTTTTTGGAGTACGGAGCACGATCCGTATGAAGGTGTTGGAACCGCGTACCGTTTTCGATGTACCAGAGTACCAGGAGTATGGCCCGGTAACCGAGGGTGGGCTCCGTTATTGGGCGTGAGTTTGGTGGGAAAagggtttcttttttttgcctaTCTCGCTGTTTGTGTGGGTTTtgtcctttctttcttactgGTTGATTGATGATGGATGGCATGGGAGGTTGGgtgtggatggatggatgggtacagtacatacatacagtatGGAAGCCCGTCCGTCCATACAGCAAGAGCCAATATATTAAACCGTGAACCACACCACCACGCTGCTGTATGATAACGGATAGCGTGTGCAATTTAATTTGGATGCAGCGCGCTTTGGTGAGGGGTAGCCAGAAAAATAGtagtaaaaagaaagattaaaGGGATCGACTGCAGCAGAGCATCTCGCGGCTAGTCGGATAAGGGAACTCGTTAACATGTGCATGTGCTCGTGCATGTTATGGGAGGTGAGGGTGCTTACGAGAGGAACAAGCAAGAGAATaggaattaaaaaatttactaCTATTTCTAGGCACTGGGAGAGGGGGAGCAAGTCTGCATCGCTACTAAAGGTGTACATCCTTTTGCTGAAAAGACTCACTCGTTTTGTCCTATTGGAAGATTTGCCTGTTCACCGTGCATATAACTACTTAGTAGGTATACAGTAATTACTGCCTGCTAATACGTACTACCTCTATCTGTAACAAGTATATGGCTGGGGGAGAATATAGGCAGCTGGGGCCCCGCGATAGCCATTGGAGTGTGGAGGCCCGCGCATCCTCTTGACGGGCCCCAGGGCCTCGGATTGGCATTGGACTGGGACGAATGTCACGAGCCAGTGCAGCGATGCCCAACACAAGAGGCCATCAGCTCCTTGGAGTGGTATGTATCCTCTCTTGGCAGCTCCAGACAGCTGCAGAGCCCGGCTGCCACTGATGCCACTGGCGCTTATGCTAGTGCCAGTATCAAGGGAGCGTCTAGCGTCCTGACTGATGGCTGAGCTGAAAATATGAGTCGATTGCCACGATCTCGAAATGCTAAAATTACAAGTACGGCATCATGGGGAAGTTCGAGATGAGTTTACTGCCAGGGTTAGTCAGCCGCCATGACCCGCTGTGGTTTGTGGCTTGAGGACATCGACACCGAAAAGGACGGGACGAGGGAACGTTACATGGGTGGCCTAGGCCCAACTCGGAACTTTAAAGAAGCGATCTCCCTTTTCTGCTGAGCCAAAGGAGCTGGCGCTTCGGCTTCTCGCAGGCGGGTGACCCGTTTTATGGCTTGGCCCCGGAGCCGGCGCTCGTTGGTGCGATCGAGAAGCGCCCAAGGAAGGGTTTCCGGGCTGGAGGCAGTTGGCTCTGCGCAGCGACTTCGTATCGTATCGCGGGTATCGTGCTCGTATGGCGATGCGATGGGATGCTGCGCCGGCAGTGGGATGCTGCTGTGTGCGTCCTACTGCTGCATCATGTGCTCGCTCGTATGTGTGCCGCCGGACACGGGGATTAGAGAGCCAAGCATCAGACCTGCTGCCTATCGATGCCTGCTGCAGTAGgtatcagcagcagtatCAGTCACTGGCCTGATAGTAACCGAAGATGAAGCGGCCGGCCATCTGTGGCTCCAGCGAACCGGCCTGCAGCCTCTTATCCTCATCATGTGGCTACCATAATTTGTGCTAGCACCAACTGGCTGCTAGCTGGCCCCCATGCCGAAGCGCGCCCCGCCCCGGAcctttttccctcctcagGGTGCAGCGCAGAGTCGCGGCATCGGCTGCTGATTAGCCCACTGGAAAATGTCGCCCAGGGGTCGCAGGCGGCCAGTCAGCGCGCTGTTCACTGGAAGGCTAATGCTTGTTTTTGCATTTCGAGGGGCGGTGGCGGCGCGCCTCGATCTGGGCCAAATCCCCAAGGTGACCAACCAGCAGCCGGGGCCATTCGGGCCTTCGTCCGCGAGCTGACAGGTTCGTTTTGGTGATGAGgcaggggagggggagagCGAAAGACAGGCAAGAGAAACAGCGCCCTTGTTCGCTAAGagtcaactttttttttttgggatATTTCCCCTCGAGCAATTCGCATTGCCTGACGAATTGGGGGCCACCCCGGCTCAGCTTACGATGGCGAGTGAGATACGAGGACCCCAGCCTTGTCCGATACGGGTAGGAGGGAAGGGTTGTGTAGCGTGGCCGGCCTGTGAGTTGGCCAGGGATGGCTTcgacactttttttttttttttttttttgcgtttGTTGGAAGCGAGAAGATGAGAAATGACGAGAGAAAACAGAGGACAAAGTCAGCTAATTGGGGCATGGGGAAGAATCTGGGGGACGGGCAGCGCGATTCAAACGGCGGGTTTGACTCCAAGCTAAACTGCAACGCCACCACACCCATTCGCAAAAaatagaaggaaaaaagaataaagacaaaataaaaataaaatagaacCAAGAGAGTAGTTTACTCCAAATCTCAACGAGACCGCCACGCCGCGGGGCAGCAGACGGCTCAGAGAAGTTGTTCCCTCGTTCACCCTGCCTTTTCTGCATCGACCTGCTAGTGCAGGAAAAGCAATATCGGATGCGACATGGGTTGCATTTTGCCTTTGGCCAATGCGTGTGCGGCTGTTACATGCCGCCTGGCTGTTGAAACCAACAGAGCCGTCCAATCTCACATACACACTTGCTATCACAGCCACGAGTACACGCGATACCGATCCTATCCATGGCCCAGCGTCTTCAAGTTACCTCATGTGCAGGACTGCAGTACTCGCACCTAAAATTGGAGTACACCTACAGGTAGTATCCATTCATTGATATTCATTGCCATCTCGACTCTGCCCGTATCTCCAGTCGCGCGCTGCTGTGGCGGCCTAGCCGAGTGGCGCTGCTCCACCAGCGGCTCCTCGctcatcaaaaaaaaaaaaaaaagagccaaaCCCTGGTCTCCTTTTTGCTGGGTATTagtgtccttttttttttccctttctaaTCTGTAATTCTTTACGTATAGCTGGGTTTTTGTCTTGTGACGGCGtgaacttttctttttccaatcTGCCGCCTGAGATACGAGGCGTTGGAGCATGTTACTTGTACTGTACCTACTCCCTATCAGCGCATTGTAGGTAGTATCATGCCATCACATCTGCCGTCAGGGCGTGATACCTACATACCTAGTAGATAGTAATGCTCCATCTTGATATCTCGTTATCATTCTTCCGACGTCGGGAAACAGTATCCTATAATTAGCAGATGGAAGATAGAAGATAGCGGTATGCATCGGCCAAGAGCAAAAGGCACATGCCAACCAGTAATTGTCACTCCACGCCGTGTCTCGTCGGTTGCTCTGGCAATTGCTGGCAGGTACGTACATTCCGGTGGCCATCAGCTGCAAAGCATCACGGaacccttttctttgttccccaaaaagccaccaccaccaccgccgccgccgccaaaacTCACCAAGGCTCTCGGCCCAAGCAGCCGCTCTGCTGCCAATGCCACTGATACCGCTATCTCGTCTCCTCTGCAACGAGTGGCAGGACTAGCACGGCTTGTACGAGCACTAGTCAGCGCCCTTCCCACATTCCCGATTGTCACGTAGCCTGTTGATGCAACCTTTCTTCCTGCTCCACCCCGTTACTCTCAGCCTGCGCCGGGCCAACAGAGACCCCTGCCCGGCCTCCAAGGTCGCATTGCCGTCCTCATTAACGTTTAGCTTGGCCAACCAGGGCCTCTCTCGTCCAGCGCAGGCTCTGGCGCACTGCTCTTGGCTGCTACCAACGCCCCGGGATCCACGTTGTATGCACTCTGCGTGCACGAGGCTAGGCACTAGGCACCGTTTGCGGCATCCTTCTCTCGACTCCTTTCTCGTACAGCAATCGCCTCCAAGGTACCAGGCCGCGCGCAGATGATTGTGGTGTGACTTTGCAGTCCATCGTCCAGCCTGTCCCCCCGGCCCAGTCTCCGCACCCATACCTGGTGCCCTCGCCGCTCATCCGTCCATCCACAGGACCATAATAGAAAGTGGTTGCTGGAGAGCTAGTCTGGTGCTAAAAGTCAAGCAACCTTGACCTTGGCCCTTTGGTCGTTCCATCCCCTGGAAGCAATTGCGGGATGGGGTAGCCCTGCCGATACTACCCTCCAAAAGCGCTGGGCCCGTCAGATCTGCGCCGCGACAATTCATATATCATCACGTCCCCCGGATTCCTCTCTGGATCCTCtcttgagctcttcttctcctcactGTCCGCTCCCCAATCTTGTTCCACGGCTTCGGCTACCTCCCGTTGGAACTCGCGTGCGCAGCTCCTCCAACCCAAGACAGATCCGCTCTGCTTGCTGCCGAGCGTTGATATCCTCGACAAAGAAAATCCCCATCCAGGCTTATAAAGCAATTAGGAACGGCTTGagcctctcttcttcgccatggcTGATGAGGAGAAGCACGCTGTGGACGCTACCCCACAGGTGGCTCCCGTCGATGACTACGCCGCCGCCCAGAACGAGTATGTTGACCGGCCTAATGGATGGATCTACAAGGGCTACAAGATCTTTGGCCGTGAGATCTACTACGCCTCGCCCAgaatccagctgctgctggttgcCCTGGTGTGTTTCCTCTGCCCCGGCATGTACAACTCTCTGAGTGGTCTGGGAGGTGGTGGCCAAGTCGACACCACGGCCCAGGATCACTCCTCTGTCGCTCTGTACTCTACCTTTGCCGTCGTTGGTTTCTTCTCTGGCACCTTTGCCAACCGTCTCGGTCTTCGTCTCACTATCGGTATTGGTGGTCTCGGTTACTGCATCTACAGCGCCTCTTTCCTCAGCTACAACCACAACAAGAACGTTGGCTTCGTCATCTTTGCCGGTGCTTTCCTCGGTGTGTGCGCCGGTCTGCTCTGGACTGCTCAGGGTGCTGTCATGATGGCTTATCCTCCTGAGAACAAGAAGGGTCGTTATATCTCGACCTTTTGGATCATTTTTAACCTTGGTGCCGTTATTGGTTCTCTGGTATGTggtcccccccccccccccccccccccttttttttttctcctatAATGGGTTtctcaattttcttcttctttttcccaaacgctcatcttcatcaatggCTGATACTGACCCTTCCCGACTATAGATCCCCCTGGCTCAGAACATTGAGAACCACACCGGCACTGTCAGCGATGGCACCTATGCTGCCTTCATCGTTCTCATGTTCCTCGGCTTGGTtgtcgccttcttcttgctggatGCCGACAAGGTCATTCGTGAGGATGGCACCAAGATTGTCCTGATGAAGAACCCTTCATGGCAGTCTGAGTTCATCGGTCTGTGGCAGACTATTTACAGCGCTCCTtgggttcttcttctgttccCCATGTTCTTCGCTTCCAACATTTTCTACACCTACCAGAACAACGACATGaacgctgctgctttcaaCATCCGTACCCGATCTCTCAACAACCTGCTGTACTGGCTCGCCCAGATCATCGGTGCTGTTATCAACGGCTACGCTCTGGATTACGCTGGTATTGGCCGTGCTATGCGCGCCAAGCTGTCCTTTGTCTTCCTTTTCGTCCTCACCTTTGCCATCTGGGGTGGTGGTTATGCCTGGCAGAAGATGCAGCCCACTCGTGACGTGGTTTCGCAGGCCAACTACGAGCCAAACAAGGTTGACTGGACCGATGGTGGCCGTCTCTTCATTGGACCCATGTTCCTGTACTTCTTCTACGGATTCTACGATGCCATCTGGCAGACCAACATCTACTGGTGGATGGGATCATTGTCCAACTCTGGCCGCAAGGCTGCTAACTTGGCTGGTAAgtcttatttttt is drawn from Trichoderma asperellum chromosome 4, complete sequence and contains these coding sequences:
- a CDS encoding uncharacterized protein (SECRETED:SignalP(1-29)), whose protein sequence is MSPRGRRRPVSALFTGRLMLVFAFRGAVAARLDLGQIPKVTNQQPGPFGPSWVFVL
- a CDS encoding uncharacterized protein (EggNog:ENOG41~TransMembrane:12 (i54-72o92-109i116-135o141-161i182-202o214-232i264-286o306-324i336-355o388-407i419-438o450-471i)), with translation MADEEKHAVDATPQVAPVDDYAAAQNEYVDRPNGWIYKGYKIFGREIYYASPRIQLLLVALVCFLCPGMYNSLSGLGGGGQVDTTAQDHSSVALYSTFAVVGFFSGTFANRLGLRLTIGIGGLGYCIYSASFLSYNHNKNVGFVIFAGAFLGVCAGLLWTAQGAVMMAYPPENKKGRYISTFWIIFNLGAVIGSLIPLAQNIENHTGTVSDGTYAAFIVLMFLGLVVAFFLLDADKVIREDGTKIVLMKNPSWQSEFIGLWQTIYSAPWVLLLFPMFFASNIFYTYQNNDMNAAAFNIRTRSLNNLLYWLAQIIGAVINGYALDYAGIGRAMRAKLSFVFLFVLTFAIWGGGYAWQKMQPTRDVVSQANYEPNKVDWTDGGRLFIGPMFLYFFYGFYDAIWQTNIYWWMGSLSNSGRKAANLAGFYKGFQSAGAAIFWRLDSLNTPYNTMFGATWGVLAGSLILAAPVVFLKIKDHVSIEEDLKFSDETIEDVVVGANKHVEA